The Methylomonas montana genome has a window encoding:
- a CDS encoding acetyl-CoA carboxylase biotin carboxylase subunit, whose product MLRKILIANRGEIAVRIIRACAEMGIRSAAIYSEADRFALHVKKADESYYIGSEPLAGYLNIYGLVDLALRTGCDAIHPGYGFLSENAQFARACQERGLVFIGPSADVIQRMGDKTEARTAMKAAGLPVTPGSDGNLDSVDHALQVAAEIGYPIMLKATSGGGGRGIRRCDNPDELRQNYQRVISEATKAFGSADVFLEKCVVNPIHIEVQVLADQFGNTIHLYERDCSVQRRNQKLIEIAPSPQLDEAQRQYLGGLAVMAAKAVGYTNAGTVEFLLDSNGRFYFMEMNTRVQVEHTITETITGVDIVEEQIRVAAGLPLRFKQEEIVRRGYAIQFRVNAEDPKNNFLPSFGHISRYYAPGGPGVRTDTAIYTGYEIPPFYDSMLAKVIVSAMTWEDAINRGERALKDMGLFGIKTTIPYYLRILSHPDFRRGRFNTGFVDANPDLINYSNKPRPEILASVLAAVVASHTGL is encoded by the coding sequence ATGTTACGCAAAATCCTGATTGCCAATCGCGGCGAGATCGCCGTCCGCATTATCCGTGCGTGCGCTGAAATGGGCATTCGTTCCGCGGCCATTTATTCGGAGGCCGACCGTTTCGCGTTGCACGTCAAAAAAGCCGACGAGTCTTATTACATCGGTAGCGAGCCGCTGGCGGGCTATTTGAATATTTACGGCCTGGTCGACCTGGCCTTACGCACCGGCTGCGACGCGATTCATCCCGGCTACGGATTTTTATCGGAGAACGCGCAATTTGCCCGTGCCTGCCAAGAACGCGGTTTAGTGTTCATCGGCCCATCGGCGGACGTGATCCAACGAATGGGCGACAAAACCGAAGCCCGCACCGCGATGAAAGCCGCCGGCTTACCGGTGACACCTGGTTCGGATGGCAACCTGGATAGTGTCGATCATGCTTTACAGGTGGCGGCCGAGATCGGTTACCCTATCATGTTGAAAGCCACTTCCGGTGGCGGCGGGCGCGGTATTCGGCGTTGCGACAATCCGGACGAGTTGCGGCAGAATTATCAGCGGGTGATTTCCGAAGCCACCAAGGCTTTCGGCAGCGCCGACGTGTTTCTGGAAAAATGCGTGGTCAACCCGATACATATCGAGGTGCAGGTGTTGGCCGATCAGTTCGGCAACACGATACATCTTTACGAGCGCGACTGTTCGGTGCAGCGGCGCAATCAAAAGCTGATCGAAATCGCTCCGTCGCCGCAACTGGACGAAGCCCAGCGCCAATATCTGGGCGGTTTGGCGGTGATGGCGGCCAAGGCGGTCGGTTACACCAATGCCGGCACCGTGGAATTTTTGCTGGACAGCAACGGCCGCTTCTATTTCATGGAAATGAATACCCGCGTGCAGGTCGAGCATACCATTACCGAAACCATCACCGGCGTCGATATCGTCGAGGAACAGATTCGGGTCGCGGCCGGTCTGCCGCTACGCTTCAAACAGGAAGAAATCGTCCGCCGTGGCTATGCGATCCAGTTTCGCGTCAACGCCGAGGATCCGAAAAACAATTTCCTGCCCAGCTTCGGCCATATCTCCCGTTACTATGCGCCGGGCGGCCCCGGCGTGCGTACCGATACCGCAATTTATACCGGCTACGAGATACCGCCGTTTTACGACTCGATGCTGGCCAAGGTCATTGTCAGCGCGATGACCTGGGAAGACGCCATCAATCGTGGCGAACGCGCGTTGAAGGACATGGGCTTGTTCGGTATCAAGACCACGATTCCGTATTATTTACGTATCCTCAGCCACCCGGACTTTCGCCGTGGCCGCTTCAATACCGGCTTCGTCGATGCCAATCCCGATTTAATCAATTACTCCAACAAGCCGCGCCCGGAAATTCTGGCCAGCGTGCTGGCGGCCGTTGTCGCTTCTCACACCGGCTTGTAA
- a CDS encoding sigma-54 interaction domain-containing protein, whose translation MTLLAFDELQLRSLSHSVRATAMVFEDPVSRRLLEHIERIAPSDATVLIIGETGTGKELVARHIHALSKRAKGPFGALNCAALSENLIESELFGHEKGAFTGALMTKDGWFETANKGSLFLDEVGDLPLGLQAKLLRVLQEREVVKVGSRQPTPVDVRVIAATNVNLEEAVAASHFRADLYYRFNVATIHLSPLRERPGDILPLARHFLKIYGDRLGYSEIKLSPATELTLLNYDWPGNIRELENAVHRALLVCPGNRLRPEDFKLSGVRISQVGPTVSTSSLESALLRLCEQAPPKLFDIIEETVIRTAFEFCEENQVQTARLLDISRNVLRHKLGLYGMLPNGQKKLAGTFQEAEA comes from the coding sequence ATGACATTATTGGCTTTTGACGAACTGCAACTACGATCGCTGTCGCACTCGGTACGTGCCACGGCGATGGTGTTCGAGGATCCGGTTTCGCGGCGCTTATTGGAACACATAGAACGGATCGCACCTAGCGATGCCACCGTGTTGATTATCGGCGAGACGGGAACCGGCAAGGAATTGGTTGCCCGGCATATTCATGCGCTCAGTAAGCGTGCCAAGGGGCCATTCGGCGCGTTGAACTGCGCGGCACTCAGTGAAAACCTGATCGAAAGCGAATTGTTCGGTCACGAAAAAGGCGCTTTCACCGGCGCGTTAATGACCAAAGACGGTTGGTTCGAGACGGCCAACAAAGGTAGTTTGTTTTTGGATGAAGTCGGCGATCTGCCTTTGGGCTTGCAGGCTAAATTGCTGCGGGTGTTGCAGGAACGGGAAGTCGTCAAAGTCGGCTCTAGACAGCCGACGCCGGTGGATGTCAGAGTGATCGCCGCTACCAACGTCAATCTGGAAGAGGCGGTCGCGGCCTCGCATTTTCGTGCCGACCTTTATTATCGCTTCAATGTTGCGACCATACATTTGTCGCCGTTACGCGAACGTCCTGGCGATATTCTGCCCTTGGCGCGGCATTTCCTGAAGATTTACGGCGATAGGCTGGGCTACAGCGAAATCAAGCTGTCGCCGGCCACCGAACTGACCTTGCTGAATTACGATTGGCCCGGCAATATCCGTGAATTGGAAAACGCCGTGCATCGGGCATTACTCGTTTGCCCAGGCAATCGATTGCGTCCGGAGGATTTTAAATTATCCGGGGTAAGAATTTCGCAGGTGGGGCCGACAGTTTCGACCTCCTCTTTGGAAAGCGCTTTGCTGCGCTTATGCGAACAGGCACCGCCCAAACTGTTTGATATTATCGAGGAGACCGTGATCCGCACTGCGTTCGAGTTCTGCGAGGAAAATCAGGTGCAAACCGCCCGCTTGCTAGACATCAGCCGCAATGTGTTGCGCCACAAGCTAGGTCTTTACGGTATGCTGCCGAACGGTCAGAAAAAACTGGCCGGCACTTTCCAAGAAGCAGAGGCTTAA
- a CDS encoding GNAT family N-acetyltransferase translates to MPDTANDIPANFVYRPLQPADIPEAVQIAVENFEEFRQHPEYIAQWFERRITHNPWQDSLACIGAGVWMNQRLVGFRAMFVQPWWLNGESMLIAFGSNTCVDQLFRGQGLATQLIERSRILAPINGSVTAGVITQKAFRKCGFVEIGGDSNDFFRLRVGYRGSWEKRAGKTLGHWLGSLSDLSLRLRNWKLRSGGFQLQEVLRCEAEFDDLWARAKPAYLSCLERSSRYLNWRLFDFPTCALRLFALRDASGQLRAYAIWHRQDFSDSISMAVLRDVFYSLDDETALQALLYHLLDYWRNDGISWGNLEVASPSLTALFRKLGYEPLASHGNRYQIYSEQPLPDTVLQNWYRSGIDGDYFDHPL, encoded by the coding sequence ATGCCCGATACCGCGAACGATATCCCAGCCAATTTCGTCTACCGACCGCTCCAGCCTGCGGATATCCCGGAAGCCGTCCAGATTGCGGTTGAGAATTTCGAGGAGTTCAGGCAGCATCCTGAATATATCGCCCAATGGTTCGAGCGGCGCATCACGCATAATCCTTGGCAAGACTCACTAGCCTGTATTGGCGCCGGCGTCTGGATGAATCAGCGTTTAGTCGGTTTTAGGGCAATGTTTGTCCAACCTTGGTGGCTGAACGGCGAATCGATGCTGATCGCTTTTGGCTCCAATACCTGTGTCGACCAGCTTTTTAGAGGACAAGGACTAGCTACCCAATTAATCGAGCGTAGCCGCATATTGGCGCCCATCAATGGCAGCGTTACCGCTGGCGTTATTACACAAAAAGCCTTTAGAAAATGCGGCTTCGTCGAAATCGGCGGCGACAGCAACGATTTTTTCCGGCTGCGGGTCGGCTATCGCGGCTCTTGGGAAAAGCGGGCCGGCAAAACCCTAGGCCACTGGCTAGGCAGTTTGTCAGACCTTAGTTTGCGCCTGCGGAATTGGAAACTGCGTAGCGGCGGCTTTCAGCTACAAGAAGTGCTGCGTTGCGAAGCCGAATTCGATGACTTATGGGCGCGCGCCAAACCCGCTTATCTATCTTGCCTGGAGCGCAGCAGCCGCTATTTAAACTGGCGGCTGTTCGATTTTCCCACTTGCGCGTTAAGATTGTTCGCGCTACGGGATGCTTCCGGCCAACTGCGGGCATACGCGATTTGGCACCGACAAGACTTTTCGGACTCGATCAGCATGGCGGTGTTGCGGGACGTATTTTACTCGCTAGACGACGAAACCGCCTTACAGGCCTTGCTGTACCATTTGCTCGACTACTGGCGGAATGACGGCATCAGTTGGGGCAATCTGGAAGTAGCATCACCGAGTTTGACGGCATTGTTCCGCAAGTTGGGCTACGAGCCGCTTGCCTCGCACGGCAACCGTTATCAAATCTATAGCGAACAGCCACTGCCCGATACTGTTTTGCAAAACTGGTATCGAAGTGGAATAGACGGCGATTATTTCGATCACCCATTATAA